A stretch of Rhizobium sp. TH2 DNA encodes these proteins:
- a CDS encoding RidA family protein has translation MTIKRYGAGETGAGGQALPFARAVEANGWLHVSGQVPMENGEIVKGGIISESRRAIENMIAILHEAGYTVDDVVRIGVWLDDPRDFWSFNGVYAEYFGKNPPARACVQSRMMVDCKVEVDCVAYRADRG, from the coding sequence GTGACAATCAAACGCTATGGCGCAGGCGAAACGGGAGCGGGCGGTCAAGCCTTGCCCTTTGCACGTGCGGTGGAGGCCAATGGCTGGCTCCACGTTTCCGGCCAGGTTCCGATGGAAAACGGCGAGATCGTCAAGGGCGGCATCATCTCCGAGAGCCGCAGGGCGATCGAAAACATGATCGCCATCCTTCACGAGGCGGGCTACACCGTCGATGATGTGGTGCGGATCGGCGTCTGGCTCGATGATCCCAGGGATTTCTGGAGCTTCAACGGCGTCTATGCGGAGTATTTTGGCAAGAACCCTCCGGCGCGCGCTTGCGTTCAGTCGCGCATGATGGTCGATTGCAAAGTGGAAGTCGACTGCGTCGCCTATCGTGCGGATCGCGGATAG
- a CDS encoding amino acid ABC transporter permease, which yields MECFAFFDQLWLARLPILKGLGVTISISFFAILAGTLLGVAVGLVLTYGYRPFRWLIRGYTDFIRGTPVLVLVLASYYVLSTIGIDLGPFQAGVLALSVFCSSHVGELTRGALQSIPSGQTEAAKAIGLTFSQTFVYVLGPQALRSALPAWVNTAAEMVKASTLLSIIGVAELLLRTQEQISRTFMSLEFYFFAGFLYFVINYGIERFGRYVERKVTVAS from the coding sequence ATGGAGTGCTTCGCATTTTTCGACCAGCTATGGCTCGCGCGGCTTCCGATCCTGAAAGGCCTCGGCGTCACCATCTCGATCTCGTTTTTCGCCATCCTCGCCGGCACCCTGCTCGGTGTCGCCGTCGGGCTGGTCCTCACCTATGGCTATCGGCCCTTCCGCTGGTTGATCCGCGGCTACACGGATTTCATCCGTGGCACGCCGGTGCTGGTCCTGGTTCTGGCGAGCTATTATGTGCTGAGCACGATCGGCATCGACCTCGGCCCGTTCCAGGCCGGCGTCCTCGCACTTTCGGTCTTCTGCAGTTCGCATGTCGGCGAGTTGACGCGCGGCGCCCTGCAATCGATCCCGAGCGGCCAGACCGAAGCCGCGAAGGCAATCGGGCTCACCTTCTCGCAGACCTTCGTCTATGTGCTCGGCCCGCAGGCGCTGCGTTCGGCCCTGCCGGCCTGGGTGAACACGGCAGCCGAAATGGTCAAGGCCTCGACGCTGCTGTCGATCATCGGCGTGGCCGAGCTTCTGCTCCGAACGCAGGAGCAGATTTCCCGCACCTTCATGAGCCTCGAATTCTATTTCTTCGCGGGCTTTCTCTATTTCGTCATCAATTACGGCATCGAGCGCTTCGGCCGTTATGTCGAGCGCAAGGTAACCGTCGCGTCATGA
- a CDS encoding IclR family transcriptional regulator: MAEAIGDTISRRTRGLDRAFEILEFLRVKRQPMRPNEIASEIGAPRSSIYELVNLLLSHGMLDYQGGDGRVFLGRRLYFLGTAYAQQFDLMRECDRMLVRLAEETRETAQMCLLEGDKYTVAMMREGIRPFRISSNVGELVPIPWTASGRLLVSHLADEQILDLIPPEDFILPSARRLETADFIAQVRRAESDGYFTFNSEVENFTHCFAVPIHQVDGTCIATLCLVAPREDGLRNRTAYLDSLLNAAREISEKLGFHNSKIPAAQARA, encoded by the coding sequence ATGGCCGAGGCCATCGGCGACACGATATCGCGGCGCACGCGCGGTTTGGATCGGGCTTTCGAGATCCTGGAATTCCTGCGGGTCAAGCGTCAGCCGATGCGCCCGAACGAGATCGCCTCGGAGATCGGTGCGCCACGTTCGTCCATCTACGAACTGGTCAATCTGCTGCTCAGTCATGGGATGCTGGACTATCAGGGTGGCGATGGCCGGGTCTTCCTCGGCCGCCGCCTTTATTTCCTCGGCACGGCTTATGCCCAGCAATTCGACCTGATGCGGGAATGCGACCGCATGCTGGTGCGGCTTGCCGAGGAAACCCGGGAAACCGCGCAGATGTGCCTGCTCGAAGGCGACAAATATACGGTTGCCATGATGCGCGAGGGTATCCGTCCGTTCCGCATCTCCTCCAATGTCGGCGAACTCGTACCAATTCCGTGGACGGCTTCCGGCCGACTGCTGGTTTCGCATCTCGCCGACGAGCAGATTCTGGACCTGATCCCGCCGGAGGATTTCATCCTGCCGAGCGCGCGCAGACTGGAAACCGCCGATTTCATAGCGCAGGTACGGCGTGCCGAGTCTGATGGTTATTTCACCTTCAACAGCGAAGTCGAGAATTTCACCCATTGCTTTGCAGTGCCGATTCATCAGGTTGACGGCACCTGTATCGCCACGCTTTGCCTGGTTGCCCCGCGAGAAGATGGCCTGCGAAATCGAACGGCCTATCTCGATAGCCTGCTGAATGCCGCCAGAGAAATCTCCGAGAAGCTGGGTTTCCACAACTCGAAAATCCCGGCTGCCCAAGCTCGGGCATGA
- a CDS encoding ABC transporter permease, producing the protein MGTASDVIEENERRDIRSRWLLSAPALLIILFAAAGPLLIVVVYSFLAPGSYGDVKWQFSSDAWIGVLLERDMFDETLSFADAHLTIFWRSIKLSVATTILTLVLGFPTAYFITTRSERSRDFWLFLITIPFWTNVLIRTFAIQEVIRNGGVINSLLSMTGITDQPIQLMYTDFAVLLGMIYVFLPLMVLPLYASMEKIDFRLVEAAYDLYATRFQVLRRVIIPLVKPGIVAGSILVFIPSLGAYVTPRVMGGGSNLMIGNLIELQFGQGRNWPLGASLSITLMAIVMIAMMVFVRNASRSEAGHG; encoded by the coding sequence ATGGGAACGGCGAGCGACGTCATCGAAGAAAACGAACGCAGGGACATCCGTTCGCGCTGGCTGCTTTCGGCGCCCGCTCTACTGATCATCCTGTTTGCCGCAGCCGGCCCGCTGCTGATCGTGGTGGTCTACTCGTTTCTGGCGCCGGGGTCCTATGGCGACGTGAAGTGGCAGTTCTCATCCGACGCATGGATCGGCGTGCTTCTCGAACGTGACATGTTCGATGAGACCCTGTCCTTCGCCGATGCCCATCTGACGATCTTCTGGCGCTCGATCAAGCTCTCGGTGGCGACCACGATCCTGACACTGGTCCTGGGCTTTCCGACCGCCTATTTCATCACCACGCGTTCGGAGCGGAGCCGGGATTTCTGGCTCTTCCTTATCACCATACCGTTCTGGACCAATGTGCTGATCCGCACCTTCGCGATCCAGGAGGTGATCCGCAATGGCGGCGTGATCAACTCGCTGCTCTCGATGACCGGGATCACCGACCAGCCGATCCAGCTGATGTATACGGACTTTGCCGTGCTGCTCGGCATGATCTATGTCTTCCTGCCGCTGATGGTGCTGCCGCTTTATGCCAGCATGGAGAAGATCGATTTCCGGCTGGTCGAAGCGGCCTACGACCTCTACGCTACTCGGTTCCAGGTATTGCGGCGGGTGATCATTCCCCTGGTGAAGCCCGGCATCGTCGCCGGCTCGATCCTCGTCTTCATCCCCTCGCTCGGCGCCTATGTGACGCCGAGGGTGATGGGCGGCGGCTCCAACCTGATGATCGGCAACCTGATCGAACTGCAATTCGGCCAGGGCCGCAACTGGCCGCTCGGCGCCTCTCTCTCCATCACGCTGATGGCGATCGTGATGATCGCGATGATGGTCTTCGTCCGCAACGCCAGCAGATCGGAGGCCGGACATGGCTAG
- a CDS encoding ABC transporter permease has translation MTKANRARGFDIRQQGGFTFVAALCFFALYVPIAILIVFSFNDNNSTAVWRGFSARWFEAAWNNEQVVEAAIRSFQIAAISAVLATVAATMAALATTRTKPYRGLQLKYAFINQPLIVPEIVLAVALLIFFSRIKLATGYSGLGYLIAAHTAFCIPFAYLPIRARLENMDLSLEMAAADLYATPWKCFRRVTLPLLWPGVIAGLMLAFVVSLDDVVITEFVKSGGQETLPTYMLGQLRRGVTPEINAISTVFLLLSVGIVTVFFFASKKRA, from the coding sequence ATGACGAAAGCCAATCGCGCTCGCGGATTCGATATCAGGCAGCAGGGTGGCTTTACCTTCGTAGCAGCACTCTGCTTCTTCGCCCTCTATGTGCCGATCGCCATACTGATCGTCTTTTCCTTCAACGACAACAATTCGACGGCCGTCTGGCGGGGGTTCTCGGCACGCTGGTTCGAGGCGGCATGGAACAACGAGCAGGTCGTCGAGGCGGCGATCCGTTCCTTCCAGATCGCTGCGATATCTGCGGTCCTAGCTACGGTTGCCGCGACCATGGCGGCACTTGCGACCACCCGCACCAAGCCATATCGCGGACTGCAGCTCAAATATGCCTTCATCAACCAGCCGCTGATCGTGCCGGAAATCGTGCTTGCGGTGGCGCTGCTGATCTTCTTTTCGCGGATCAAGCTGGCGACCGGCTATTCTGGCCTCGGCTATCTCATCGCGGCGCACACCGCGTTCTGCATTCCGTTCGCCTACCTGCCGATCCGGGCGCGCCTCGAGAACATGGACCTGTCGCTCGAAATGGCGGCGGCGGACCTCTATGCCACGCCGTGGAAGTGCTTCAGGCGGGTGACGCTGCCGCTGCTCTGGCCGGGCGTCATCGCCGGGCTGATGCTCGCCTTCGTCGTCTCGCTCGACGACGTGGTGATCACCGAATTCGTCAAGTCCGGCGGCCAGGAAACCCTGCCCACCTACATGCTCGGCCAACTCCGTCGCGGCGTAACGCCCGAGATCAATGCGATTTCCACGGTGTTCCTGCTGCTGTCGGTGGGCATCGTGACGGTATTTTTCTTTGCCAGCAAGAAACGGGCCTGA
- a CDS encoding amino acid ABC transporter ATP-binding protein — protein sequence MTGTLLEISDLHKRYGNVEVLKGVDFTMNQGEVISIIGSSGSGKTTMLRCINMLEDFQGGTIRIDGQEIGYDNAGGVRRRKKEKDIARQRALTGMAFQQFNLFPHMTAAGNVMLGLTKVRRMSRDEARAVAEKWLDRVGLLSRVDHYPGQLSGGQQQRVAIARAIAMNPKLMLFDEVTSALDPELVNEVLQVIKGLAADGMSMLLVTHEMRFAYETSARVVFMNQGRIGEQGNPREMFHRPQTERLAEFLKNSTFN from the coding sequence ATGACTGGCACGCTTCTTGAGATAAGCGATCTTCACAAGCGCTACGGCAATGTCGAAGTGCTCAAGGGTGTTGATTTCACCATGAACCAGGGCGAGGTGATCTCGATTATCGGCTCCTCCGGTTCCGGCAAGACGACGATGCTTCGCTGCATCAACATGCTCGAGGATTTCCAGGGTGGAACGATCCGCATCGATGGACAGGAGATCGGTTACGACAACGCGGGCGGCGTGCGCCGCCGCAAGAAGGAGAAGGACATTGCCCGCCAGCGGGCACTGACCGGCATGGCCTTCCAGCAGTTCAACCTGTTCCCGCATATGACTGCGGCCGGCAATGTCATGCTCGGCCTGACCAAGGTGCGCCGAATGAGCCGCGACGAAGCGCGTGCGGTCGCCGAGAAATGGCTCGACCGGGTCGGCCTCCTCTCGCGCGTCGATCACTATCCGGGGCAGCTCTCGGGTGGCCAGCAGCAGCGCGTGGCCATCGCCCGCGCCATCGCCATGAACCCGAAGCTCATGCTGTTCGACGAGGTTACCTCGGCGCTCGATCCGGAACTGGTCAATGAGGTTCTGCAGGTCATCAAGGGTCTGGCCGCCGACGGCATGAGCATGCTGCTGGTGACCCATGAAATGCGCTTCGCCTATGAGACCTCGGCGCGGGTGGTGTTCATGAACCAGGGGCGGATCGGCGAACAGGGCAATCCACGCGAGATGTTTCATCGGCCGCAAACCGAGCGGCTCGCGGAGTTCCTCAAGAATTCGACCTTCAACTGA
- a CDS encoding transporter substrate-binding domain-containing protein, translating into MSMTLRARLISLVAATLLSSTPAFADGSKLDEILARGHLIVGTGSTNAPWHFKDASDKLVGFDVDMGHIIAKALFGDPEKVEYVNQSSDARIPNITTGKVDITCQFMTVTGERAQQIAFTIPYYREGVGLMLKADSKYADYAAMKAAGSAVTISVLQNVYAEAMVHAALPEAKVDQYESVDLIYQALESGRSDAAATDQSSLAWYMTQNPGRYKDAGYGWNPQTYACGVKRGDQDWLNFTNTALHEAMTGVEFDFYAKSFKMWFGKDLAPPKIGFPVEFQ; encoded by the coding sequence ATGTCTATGACCCTCCGTGCCAGATTGATCTCGCTGGTCGCCGCCACCCTTCTTTCGTCGACGCCCGCATTCGCTGACGGCAGCAAGCTCGACGAAATTCTTGCTCGCGGCCATCTGATCGTTGGAACCGGCAGCACGAATGCGCCCTGGCATTTCAAGGATGCCAGCGACAAGCTGGTCGGCTTCGACGTGGATATGGGCCACATCATCGCCAAGGCCCTGTTCGGCGATCCGGAGAAGGTGGAGTATGTCAACCAGTCGTCGGATGCCCGCATTCCGAACATCACCACCGGCAAGGTGGATATCACCTGCCAGTTCATGACGGTGACCGGTGAGCGCGCCCAGCAGATCGCCTTCACGATTCCCTATTACCGCGAAGGCGTGGGCCTCATGCTGAAGGCCGACAGCAAATATGCCGACTACGCGGCAATGAAGGCCGCAGGCTCCGCCGTCACGATTTCGGTGCTGCAGAATGTCTATGCCGAAGCCATGGTGCATGCCGCCTTGCCGGAAGCCAAGGTCGACCAGTACGAGTCAGTGGACCTGATCTATCAGGCGCTCGAATCCGGCCGCTCCGATGCCGCTGCCACCGATCAGTCGTCGCTGGCCTGGTACATGACGCAGAATCCCGGCCGCTACAAAGACGCCGGCTACGGCTGGAACCCGCAGACCTATGCCTGCGGTGTCAAGCGCGGCGATCAGGATTGGCTGAATTTCACCAACACCGCGCTGCATGAAGCCATGACCGGCGTCGAGTTCGATTTCTATGCGAAATCCTTCAAGATGTGGTTCGGCAAGGATCTGGCGCCGCCGAAAATCGGCTTCCCGGTCGAGTTCCAGTAA
- a CDS encoding amino acid ABC transporter permease, giving the protein MGYTLNFAAVWRSFDLLLEGLALSLGLAVGSILIGFAIGLVVAFALVSKSPWLRKPAGLYVTVIRNTPILVLVLFSYFALPELGIRLGKIESFVMTLALYSGAYLAEVFRGGLLSVPSGQREAGLAIGLTEMQIRTSIIIPLMLRNVLPSLSSTFISLFKDTSLAAAIAVPELTFEARKINVETFRVIETWIVASCLYVATCSLLAAFLRQVERRLSVPR; this is encoded by the coding sequence ATGGGCTATACTCTGAATTTCGCCGCCGTCTGGCGGAGCTTCGACCTGTTGCTCGAGGGGTTGGCGCTGAGCCTTGGCCTTGCCGTGGGGTCGATACTCATTGGGTTCGCCATCGGCCTCGTCGTCGCCTTCGCCCTGGTGTCGAAATCACCCTGGTTGAGGAAGCCCGCCGGCCTCTATGTCACGGTGATCCGCAACACGCCGATCCTGGTGCTGGTACTCTTCAGCTATTTCGCGCTGCCGGAACTCGGCATACGGCTTGGCAAGATCGAGAGCTTTGTGATGACCTTGGCGCTCTATTCCGGCGCCTATCTCGCCGAAGTGTTTCGTGGCGGGTTGCTCTCCGTGCCTTCGGGCCAGCGCGAGGCCGGGCTCGCCATCGGCCTGACGGAGATGCAGATCCGCACCTCGATCATCATCCCATTGATGCTGCGCAACGTCCTGCCGTCACTCTCGAGCACTTTCATCTCGCTGTTCAAGGATACGTCGCTTGCCGCGGCCATCGCGGTGCCGGAACTCACCTTCGAGGCGCGCAAGATCAACGTCGAGACCTTCCGGGTGATCGAGACCTGGATCGTCGCGAGTTGCCTTTATGTCGCCACCTGCTCGCTGCTTGCCGCCTTCCTCCGGCAGGTCGAGCGGCGGCTTTCGGTTCCACGGTGA
- a CDS encoding extracellular solute-binding protein — protein MNWRTTAVTAALMMLGSAGTALAEGELNIYNWGNYTSPELIKKFEETYKVKVTVTDFDSNDTALAKVRQGGHGFDIVVPSASVVPIWISEGLLLETRPDQMENFKNVDPRWVDVAFDPGRKYTVPWQWGTTGISVNTSVYSGDPNTSAIFLDPPTELVGKINVLPELGDILYLTIKYFGGDYCTDDKQILRKVRDKLVEAKPKWMSLDYAAVDGLGRGDVAAGVNWNGASLRQRIVNDKIVYGYPKEGYPIFMDNVAVLKDAKNVENAKLFQNFIMDPQNAALISAFARYANGIKGSEAFMPGDMKTASEINVPAAFLDKGEFMPTCPEDIRNLYTKIWVDIQK, from the coding sequence ATGAACTGGAGAACGACAGCGGTCACGGCCGCCCTGATGATGCTCGGATCGGCGGGAACGGCGCTGGCCGAGGGCGAGCTCAACATCTACAACTGGGGAAATTACACCAGCCCTGAGCTGATCAAGAAGTTCGAGGAGACCTACAAGGTCAAGGTGACCGTCACCGATTTCGATTCCAACGACACGGCGCTCGCCAAGGTCCGCCAGGGCGGGCACGGCTTCGACATCGTCGTGCCGTCTGCAAGCGTGGTGCCGATCTGGATCAGCGAAGGATTGCTCCTGGAGACGCGCCCCGACCAGATGGAGAATTTCAAGAACGTGGACCCCAGATGGGTTGACGTCGCATTTGATCCGGGTCGCAAATACACGGTTCCGTGGCAATGGGGCACGACGGGCATTTCGGTCAACACCTCGGTTTATTCCGGGGACCCGAACACATCGGCAATCTTCCTCGATCCGCCCACTGAACTCGTCGGCAAGATCAATGTCCTGCCCGAACTGGGCGATATTCTTTACCTGACGATCAAATATTTCGGCGGCGACTATTGCACCGACGACAAGCAAATCCTGCGGAAGGTGCGTGACAAGCTGGTGGAGGCGAAGCCCAAATGGATGTCTCTCGACTATGCAGCGGTTGATGGCCTCGGCAGGGGCGATGTCGCGGCTGGCGTCAACTGGAACGGCGCCTCGCTCAGACAGAGGATAGTGAACGACAAGATCGTCTATGGCTATCCGAAGGAGGGCTACCCGATCTTCATGGACAATGTCGCGGTGCTCAAGGACGCCAAAAACGTCGAGAATGCCAAACTCTTCCAGAACTTCATTATGGATCCGCAAAACGCGGCATTGATCTCGGCCTTTGCGCGTTACGCGAACGGGATCAAGGGCTCGGAGGCGTTTATGCCCGGGGATATGAAGACTGCCTCCGAGATCAACGTTCCGGCCGCGTTTCTCGACAAGGGCGAGTTCATGCCGACCTGCCCGGAGGACATCCGGAACCTCTACACGAAGATCTGGGTCGATATCCAGAAATAG
- a CDS encoding amidase produces the protein MTDLDLCYMPANETLRLFKAKKLSPVELMQATISRAEATEPTINCLTYTYFDEAMDLARKAEAKYAKGASTGALEGLPIGIKDESYIKGKPTSHGSLLTNDRISDHTSPINERIMKAGGIVHARTATPEFSCAGYTWSKRWGVTRNPWNPDFTPGGSSGGTAATLAAGTSAIATGSDIAGSIRIPASACGLVGFKPPYGRNPDEPPFNLDFYCHTGPLARNVKDAILLQNVMAGPSPMDIATLRPKLRLPLDYKPIKGWKIAFSMDLGEFEVHEDVRRNTLAACDVFRSLGATVEEVDLGWNGGALKSGMAYLEHLFGASLSPLLAEHGDDMTSYARRFAEDGRDSKATDFIDTLEVAARMYQTLGPLLEKYDVLICPTNALASVPAEFDHSTDTVEINGKSVNPSLGWVMTTPFNMQSRCPVLSMPSGRASNGVPTGIQIVGRTYCDADVFRAAMAYETAQGQWYGSAATRPSL, from the coding sequence ATGACCGATCTCGACCTTTGCTACATGCCGGCGAACGAAACGCTCCGCCTGTTCAAGGCGAAGAAGCTCTCGCCCGTCGAACTGATGCAGGCCACGATTTCGCGTGCCGAGGCGACGGAGCCGACCATCAATTGCCTGACCTACACCTATTTCGACGAGGCGATGGACCTCGCCCGCAAGGCTGAAGCGAAATATGCGAAGGGCGCTTCGACGGGCGCGCTCGAAGGCCTGCCGATCGGCATCAAGGACGAGAGCTACATCAAGGGCAAGCCGACCTCGCATGGCTCGCTGCTGACCAACGACCGGATCAGCGATCACACGTCGCCGATCAACGAGCGCATCATGAAGGCGGGCGGCATCGTGCATGCCCGCACGGCAACGCCCGAATTCAGCTGCGCCGGCTACACCTGGTCGAAGCGCTGGGGCGTCACCCGCAATCCTTGGAACCCGGATTTCACGCCGGGCGGCTCCTCCGGTGGCACGGCGGCGACGCTGGCGGCGGGCACATCGGCGATCGCAACCGGTTCCGACATTGCGGGCTCGATCCGCATTCCGGCATCGGCCTGCGGCCTAGTGGGGTTCAAGCCGCCCTATGGCCGCAATCCCGACGAGCCGCCGTTCAACCTCGACTTCTATTGCCATACCGGACCCTTGGCGCGAAACGTCAAGGACGCGATCCTGCTGCAGAACGTCATGGCAGGTCCGAGTCCGATGGACATTGCGACGCTGCGTCCGAAACTGCGGCTGCCGCTCGATTACAAGCCGATCAAGGGCTGGAAGATTGCCTTCTCCATGGATCTCGGCGAGTTCGAAGTGCATGAGGACGTACGCCGCAACACGCTTGCTGCCTGCGACGTGTTCCGATCGCTTGGTGCCACGGTGGAGGAAGTCGATCTCGGCTGGAACGGTGGAGCCTTGAAATCCGGCATGGCCTATCTCGAACATCTATTCGGCGCCTCGCTGTCGCCGCTGCTTGCGGAGCATGGCGACGACATGACGAGCTATGCGCGCCGCTTCGCCGAGGATGGCCGGGATTCGAAGGCCACCGACTTTATCGACACGCTGGAGGTCGCCGCGCGAATGTACCAAACACTCGGCCCGCTGCTGGAAAAGTACGATGTACTGATCTGCCCGACCAATGCGCTCGCCTCCGTGCCGGCGGAATTCGATCACTCAACCGACACCGTGGAGATCAACGGAAAGAGCGTCAATCCTTCGCTCGGCTGGGTCATGACCACGCCGTTCAACATGCAGAGCCGTTGCCCCGTCCTGTCGATGCCATCGGGCCGTGCGAGCAATGGCGTGCCGACCGGCATCCAGATCGTCGGGCGCACCTATTGCGACGCGGACGTATTCCGTGCCGCCATGGCCTATGAAACCGCCCAGGGCCAGTGGTATGGCAGCGCGGCAACACGTCCCTCGCTGTGA
- a CDS encoding TetR/AcrR family transcriptional regulator: MTEAKLSQANPATRDRRRERGEASVQRIIDATIDLIADEGLASLTMQRIARQVNASTALVVFHFQSKENLFRAVLQYLSEQYDRLWETMVRAPGLTPVQRLLGAVDCAQRFGRLHPKWVSVFVVFASDRNSMQLYHEIGLPGDLGYNAESRDLIAEIARDGGYDSVDPVVLSEGLNYLVHGAWFWDHVNPPSADSDVFRKTVLRLLHQAFPRHIDLASA; encoded by the coding sequence ATGACAGAGGCGAAGCTTTCACAAGCCAATCCAGCTACCCGGGATCGCCGGCGGGAGCGCGGCGAGGCGAGCGTGCAGCGCATTATCGACGCCACGATCGACCTGATCGCCGACGAGGGCCTCGCGAGCCTGACGATGCAGCGCATCGCCAGGCAGGTCAACGCGTCCACGGCGCTGGTGGTGTTCCATTTTCAAAGCAAGGAAAACCTGTTCAGGGCGGTGCTGCAATATCTGAGCGAGCAATACGACCGGCTGTGGGAGACCATGGTACGCGCGCCCGGTTTGACTCCAGTCCAGCGCCTGCTGGGCGCGGTCGATTGCGCGCAGCGTTTCGGCCGGCTGCATCCGAAATGGGTTTCGGTATTCGTCGTATTCGCCAGCGACCGCAACAGCATGCAGCTTTACCATGAGATCGGCCTGCCAGGAGACCTCGGCTACAACGCGGAATCGCGCGACCTGATCGCCGAGATCGCCCGTGATGGTGGCTACGATTCAGTCGATCCGGTCGTCCTGTCGGAGGGACTCAACTACCTGGTCCACGGCGCCTGGTTCTGGGATCACGTCAATCCGCCATCCGCCGATTCCGACGTGTTCCGGAAAACCGTGCTGAGATTGCTGCACCAGGCCTTTCCCCGCCATATCGATCTCGCATCCGCCTGA
- a CDS encoding ABC transporter ATP-binding protein — MQSAIEAKGVTRIFRSAGLDPVTALDDVSVTIRENEFFTLLGPSGCGKTTLLRLIAGFEFPTDGEILLYGRDIAPLPPFKRPVNTVFQSYALFPHMTVAENIAFGLEMLGRPKAEIGARVDAMLKLVHMENLKNRRTSQISGGQQQRVALARALAPQPKVLLLDEPLSALDYKLRKEMQIELKRLQHETGITFIFVTHDQEEALTMSDRIAVMSSGRILQVGSPRDIYDRPADRFVADFIGETNFLTAKVDSINGGKASVTLNSGARICATVAEGFRPNGKATVVVRPEHARLVDGPGDISGTVDTVVYFGTDTHINVRLGDGELFTVRQQNARNGGCGFDSGEAVGIQIGDDAAQVLKD, encoded by the coding sequence ATGCAGTCCGCCATCGAGGCGAAGGGCGTTACCAGGATTTTTCGGTCGGCGGGGCTGGACCCCGTCACGGCACTCGACGATGTCTCCGTCACGATCCGCGAGAATGAATTCTTCACCCTGCTCGGCCCTTCCGGCTGTGGAAAAACCACCCTGCTTCGGCTGATCGCCGGCTTCGAATTTCCCACCGATGGCGAAATCCTGCTCTATGGCCGGGACATCGCACCGCTTCCGCCCTTCAAGCGGCCGGTCAATACGGTGTTCCAGAGCTACGCGCTCTTTCCGCATATGACCGTGGCCGAGAACATCGCCTTTGGCCTCGAAATGCTGGGGCGGCCAAAGGCAGAAATCGGCGCGCGCGTCGATGCGATGCTGAAACTCGTGCATATGGAAAACCTCAAGAACAGGCGCACCAGCCAGATCTCGGGCGGCCAGCAACAGCGCGTGGCACTCGCCCGTGCCTTGGCCCCGCAGCCGAAAGTGCTGCTGCTCGACGAGCCGCTTTCGGCGCTCGACTACAAGCTGCGCAAGGAAATGCAGATCGAACTCAAGCGGCTGCAGCACGAGACCGGCATCACCTTCATCTTCGTCACCCATGACCAGGAAGAGGCGCTGACGATGTCGGACCGCATCGCCGTGATGTCATCGGGCAGGATCCTGCAGGTCGGCAGCCCGCGCGACATCTACGACCGGCCGGCCGACCGCTTCGTCGCCGACTTCATCGGCGAGACCAATTTCCTCACGGCGAAGGTCGACAGCATCAATGGCGGCAAGGCCAGCGTGACGCTGAACTCGGGCGCCAGGATTTGCGCCACCGTCGCCGAAGGTTTCCGGCCCAATGGCAAGGCCACCGTCGTCGTTCGTCCGGAGCATGCCAGGCTGGTCGATGGCCCGGGAGACATATCAGGCACCGTCGATACCGTCGTCTACTTCGGCACCGATACGCATATCAACGTCCGGCTCGGCGACGGCGAGTTGTTCACGGTGCGCCAGCAGAACGCCCGTAATGGTGGCTGCGGCTTCGACAGCGGCGAGGCCGTCGGTATCCAGATCGGCGATGACGCCGCCCAGGTTCTCAAGGATTGA